In Ruania zhangjianzhongii, the following proteins share a genomic window:
- a CDS encoding carbohydrate ABC transporter permease codes for MTSVPPQEALRASAAPPQKRRARKATPFTLLAVLPFLLFGLVFAVYPMSQVVRMALSDVQIRSGQFEWTFTGADNLTKVLGSGVSWEVIGNTVVFVVASVLVSIVLGLALALLVDRAVTLLPLARNVLIWPAVIAPVVVSLMWLLILSPTAGGLNKLFRTLSLPEQGWLGDSGTAMAAVVVVDVWHWTPVVFLFFYTALKAIDASTLEAARVDGANEREIVRYIVLPALRPTIMAVALVRTIMGVKVFDEMYLLTQGGPDGATTLVSQHIKSLFFDSLRLGEAASYSLVVVFATAIVLGVVLFVRSRVER; via the coding sequence GTGACTTCGGTACCACCCCAAGAAGCGTTGCGCGCCAGCGCTGCGCCACCGCAGAAGCGCAGAGCGCGCAAGGCCACGCCGTTCACGCTGCTCGCCGTCCTGCCGTTCCTCCTGTTCGGGCTCGTGTTCGCGGTCTACCCGATGAGCCAGGTCGTGCGGATGGCCCTCTCCGACGTCCAGATTCGCAGCGGGCAGTTCGAGTGGACCTTCACCGGCGCCGACAACCTGACCAAGGTCCTCGGCTCCGGCGTCTCCTGGGAGGTCATCGGCAACACCGTGGTGTTCGTGGTCGCCTCCGTGCTCGTCTCGATCGTGCTCGGCCTGGCGCTCGCCCTGCTGGTAGACCGGGCCGTCACTCTTCTCCCCCTCGCCCGCAACGTCCTCATCTGGCCGGCCGTGATCGCGCCGGTGGTCGTCAGCCTGATGTGGTTGCTCATCCTCAGCCCGACCGCCGGCGGCCTGAACAAGCTGTTCCGGACGCTCTCCCTGCCCGAGCAAGGCTGGCTCGGCGACAGCGGTACTGCGATGGCCGCCGTCGTCGTGGTGGATGTCTGGCACTGGACCCCGGTGGTCTTCCTCTTCTTCTACACCGCGCTCAAGGCGATCGACGCCAGCACGCTCGAGGCAGCCCGCGTCGATGGTGCCAACGAGCGGGAGATCGTGCGCTACATCGTCCTGCCGGCGCTGCGCCCGACCATCATGGCGGTGGCCCTGGTGCGCACGATCATGGGCGTCAAGGTCTTCGACGAGATGTACCTGCTCACCCAGGGCGGTCCAGACGGCGCCACCACGCTGGTCTCCCAACACATCAAGAGCCTGTTCTTCGACAGTCTGCGGCTCGGCGAAGCGGCGTCCTACAGCCTCGTGGTCGTCTTCGCGACGGCGATCGTGCTCGGGGTCGTGCTGTTCGTCCGATCACGAGTGGAGCGGTGA
- a CDS encoding TRAP transporter small permease produces the protein MDVLAKAESILCALLLAVVLGTAVVQVIMRFVLHEPLAVSDEFARFAMIWLGFIGAALTQARDQHIAVLVIRGTGSRLRQQIMDGLANVVALVLGVWVLFLGKETLERSANVTSASLEIPMSVVYLSVVVGFGLIAVHALRNLANLAFHGQVDPEREDGSLAERQQLS, from the coding sequence GTGGACGTCTTGGCGAAGGCGGAGTCGATTCTCTGCGCATTACTCCTCGCCGTTGTCCTCGGTACTGCTGTGGTGCAAGTGATCATGCGGTTCGTGCTGCACGAGCCATTGGCAGTATCGGACGAGTTCGCTCGCTTTGCCATGATCTGGTTGGGATTCATCGGAGCGGCGTTGACACAGGCTCGCGACCAGCACATTGCCGTACTCGTGATCCGCGGGACCGGTAGCCGGTTGCGGCAACAAATCATGGATGGGCTGGCCAATGTCGTGGCGCTGGTCCTTGGCGTATGGGTTCTCTTCCTGGGAAAAGAGACGCTAGAGCGTAGCGCCAACGTCACTTCCGCTTCGCTGGAGATACCGATGTCCGTGGTCTATCTCTCAGTAGTGGTTGGTTTCGGCCTGATCGCCGTCCACGCGCTACGCAATCTGGCGAATCTCGCCTTCCATGGGCAGGTCGATCCTGAGCGAGAAGACGGATCCCTGGCAGAAAGACAGCAGCTGTCATGA
- a CDS encoding TRAP transporter large permease codes for MTILLIILGVLLLLVLGVPVAFALLLPTFVYFAFEGPTALTAVIPSAVGGINSFPLVALPLFILMGVMANETGVTDKLFDAAEKYLGHFRGSLGYVNIAVSLGFSWMSGSAVADAAALGRIEVPAMLKRGYPERFSTGVTAASGIIGPIMPPSIPAVLYAVAASVSLGGLLIAGILPALLLVVLLSIYVFIWARKRPELRSERATARQVGMATLHAIPALMAPVILIGGILGGIFTPTEASGIAVAYLLVLGFVTRKLQLKGLIRALTGAARNVGAILILVASAAVFARVMTLEGLPRLMTDTLAGISDSPTVFLGMTVVILLLAGMLLEPASALLIFVPVLLPAATIFGVDPLHFGSVVILSLMVGLVTPPVGLICYVLSDVTNVPVSSVFRGVAPFYIPLMAALLLVTFVPAITLTLPRALGF; via the coding sequence ATGACGATCCTTCTCATCATCCTCGGCGTCCTGCTCCTGTTGGTCCTCGGCGTTCCTGTGGCATTCGCGCTCCTCCTGCCCACCTTCGTCTACTTTGCTTTCGAAGGCCCCACGGCCTTGACGGCGGTGATTCCGAGTGCGGTCGGTGGAATCAACAGTTTTCCTCTCGTCGCCTTGCCGCTCTTCATTCTTATGGGTGTGATGGCGAACGAAACCGGAGTGACAGACAAACTCTTCGATGCCGCCGAGAAGTACCTCGGACACTTTCGCGGCAGCCTCGGCTACGTCAATATCGCAGTCAGTCTCGGGTTCTCGTGGATGAGTGGGTCCGCAGTGGCAGACGCGGCGGCCCTTGGCCGCATCGAAGTGCCAGCCATGCTGAAGCGCGGATACCCCGAACGCTTCAGCACCGGTGTGACCGCGGCCTCGGGCATCATCGGCCCGATCATGCCGCCAAGCATTCCGGCCGTGCTCTACGCCGTTGCTGCCAGCGTCTCCCTCGGTGGTCTGCTCATCGCGGGAATCCTGCCTGCACTCTTGCTGGTGGTGTTGCTCTCCATATACGTGTTCATCTGGGCCAGGAAGCGCCCCGAACTACGTTCCGAACGGGCCACGGCTCGGCAAGTGGGGATGGCCACTCTGCATGCCATACCTGCGCTCATGGCCCCGGTCATCCTCATCGGCGGCATCCTCGGCGGGATCTTCACTCCCACGGAAGCCTCAGGTATTGCCGTCGCTTACCTGCTCGTCCTCGGATTCGTAACGCGCAAGTTGCAGCTGAAAGGTCTGATCAGGGCCCTGACCGGGGCAGCCCGCAACGTCGGTGCCATCCTCATTCTGGTCGCCTCAGCGGCGGTCTTCGCCCGCGTGATGACCCTCGAGGGCCTGCCGCGGTTGATGACCGACACGCTGGCAGGCATCTCGGACAGTCCTACGGTCTTCTTAGGAATGACTGTGGTGATTCTGCTGCTGGCGGGGATGTTGCTGGAGCCAGCCTCGGCGCTGCTGATCTTCGTCCCGGTCCTGCTGCCCGCTGCCACCATCTTCGGAGTGGACCCACTGCACTTCGGTTCAGTCGTGATTCTGTCGCTCATGGTAGGGCTGGTGACTCCTCCAGTGGGCTTGATCTGCTACGTGCTCAGCGATGTCACCAACGTCCCCGTTTCCAGTGTGTTCCGGGGCGTAGCCCCGTTCTACATCCCTCTGATGGCAGCATTGCTGTTGGTGACATTCGTCCCGGCGATCACGCTGACGCTGCCGCGGGCTCTCGGATTCTAG
- the dctP gene encoding TRAP transporter substrate-binding protein DctP, whose protein sequence is MSRRKNVQITSLTIGGVLLLAACGGGSGGGDGENEAVTLRAAHAQDPAHPYQVCGLEFMQDYFADNPEANITLETYPSAQLGSNEENMEELQAGTLDFAVPGIGSLTIFDERVGAVETAFSVEDQEQLQTFVDGDFGTTVLEPLRESANVRVVGPLWALGNRHITANFEVHSPADLQGVPMRSQQTAASRATTEALGGTPTPVDFSELYLSLSQGLVEAQENPLVQIDSANLTEVQDYIMMTSHIVNVSILAMSESSYQNLSADQQQVVDDAAVAAAENVDQCIADGEEEILAAWEEDDAITIIPLEELDIEAFRENALEVYTGEGSEYAELWGETYLEMTGNN, encoded by the coding sequence ATGTCCCGAAGGAAGAATGTACAGATCACGTCCCTCACTATCGGCGGAGTTTTGCTGCTAGCCGCTTGTGGCGGCGGCAGTGGGGGTGGCGATGGTGAGAACGAGGCTGTCACCCTCCGAGCGGCTCACGCCCAAGATCCAGCCCACCCGTACCAGGTGTGCGGTCTGGAGTTCATGCAGGACTACTTCGCTGATAATCCCGAAGCCAACATCACGCTTGAGACCTATCCGAGCGCCCAACTCGGCTCCAACGAAGAGAATATGGAAGAGCTCCAAGCGGGCACGCTCGACTTCGCTGTACCGGGAATCGGCAGCCTGACAATCTTCGATGAGCGTGTCGGCGCCGTGGAGACAGCATTCTCCGTGGAGGACCAAGAACAATTGCAGACCTTCGTCGACGGTGACTTCGGAACGACTGTCCTCGAACCCTTACGCGAATCGGCCAATGTGCGTGTGGTCGGTCCTCTCTGGGCCCTGGGCAACCGGCACATCACGGCCAACTTCGAAGTCCACTCTCCGGCGGACCTGCAAGGTGTGCCGATGCGGAGCCAACAGACTGCGGCGAGCCGGGCTACCACGGAGGCACTGGGCGGTACGCCGACCCCGGTGGACTTCTCCGAGCTCTACCTCTCCCTCTCCCAGGGTCTGGTCGAAGCACAGGAGAACCCGCTGGTCCAGATCGACTCAGCGAACCTCACCGAGGTTCAGGACTACATCATGATGACCAGCCACATCGTGAACGTCTCGATCCTGGCGATGTCCGAGTCCAGCTACCAGAACCTGAGCGCCGACCAGCAGCAGGTCGTCGATGACGCCGCAGTTGCTGCGGCCGAGAACGTAGACCAATGCATCGCCGATGGTGAGGAAGAGATTCTCGCTGCCTGGGAAGAAGATGACGCGATCACGATCATTCCGCTGGAGGAGCTCGACATCGAGGCATTCCGGGAGAACGCACTCGAGGTTTACACCGGAGAGGGATCGGAGTACGCCGAGCTCTGGGGCGAGACGTATCTGGAGATGACTGGCAACAACTGA
- a CDS encoding 2-hydroxyacid dehydrogenase codes for MHVVVADRALQRFRDELEAPLPGATFTYCDPGDESGLRSALAAAEVLVSGTLTAELAQSAPALRLVHAAGAGTDGIAFAALGSGVMVANVFEHEDSIAEHVLMVALALARDLLPADAHLRRGRWLNAAVDDSLGLNRTLNGRTLGLIGYGHIGQAVARLAHLFGMRVQAIRSSPGPTPAPLTFLGGPADLARILRESDVVVVTVPLSDATRGLIGSEELAMMRPTAHLINVARGPIVDEQALYRALVAGTIAGAGLDVWYAAPPPAAARRLPATAPFGDLDNVILTPHYSGVTEDTFRRRAREIGANIARLAAGEEIHHRIV; via the coding sequence GTGCACGTTGTAGTCGCAGATCGTGCCCTGCAGCGATTCAGAGACGAACTGGAAGCGCCGCTGCCAGGGGCGACGTTCACCTATTGCGATCCCGGTGATGAATCGGGTCTGCGCAGTGCGCTGGCTGCGGCGGAAGTGCTCGTCAGTGGCACGTTGACGGCGGAGCTCGCCCAGAGTGCACCGGCATTGCGTCTGGTCCACGCGGCTGGGGCAGGAACAGACGGGATCGCGTTCGCGGCACTGGGTAGCGGGGTGATGGTCGCCAACGTCTTCGAACACGAGGACTCGATCGCCGAGCACGTGCTGATGGTCGCCCTTGCGCTGGCACGTGACCTCCTGCCGGCAGATGCGCACCTGCGCCGGGGTCGGTGGCTGAATGCCGCCGTGGACGACTCTCTCGGCCTGAATCGAACGCTGAACGGCAGAACGCTGGGACTGATCGGGTATGGGCACATCGGCCAAGCGGTGGCACGGCTAGCACACCTGTTCGGTATGAGAGTGCAAGCCATCAGGAGCTCACCCGGCCCGACCCCGGCCCCGTTGACATTCCTTGGCGGACCAGCTGATCTGGCCCGAATCCTGCGCGAGTCCGACGTGGTGGTGGTGACGGTGCCGCTGAGCGATGCGACGCGCGGACTGATCGGATCCGAGGAGCTGGCGATGATGCGCCCGACAGCGCACCTGATCAATGTGGCGCGCGGGCCGATCGTGGACGAGCAGGCGCTGTACCGCGCCCTGGTCGCGGGCACGATCGCAGGCGCCGGCCTCGACGTCTGGTACGCCGCACCGCCACCGGCCGCGGCCCGTCGGCTGCCTGCGACAGCGCCGTTCGGAGATCTGGACAACGTCATACTCACCCCCCATTACTCCGGCGTCACCGAAGACACGTTCCGCCGCCGCGCGCGGGAGATCGGAGCGAATATCGCCCGACTGGCCGCCGGGGAAGAGATCCACCACCGCATCGTGTGA
- a CDS encoding IlvD/Edd family dehydratase gives MTSDEPQPAAALRSAQWYVGDDRNAYIHRAWSRRGLPPHAFDGSRPHIALVNTASDFTPCNRHLTEVARSVQNGVYEAGGIPLEMPAVSLGESLVRPTAMLWRNMAAMATEEMIRANPIDAVVLLGGCDKTIPSLLMAAASVDLPAIVLPGGPMKSGTFRGRPLGCGTDVWKLSEEVRGGSMSERDFLASEGSMISSRGHCNTMGTASTMGLLSEALGMTIPGMAGTPATDNRLLEGAHSTGALAVELVAERRRPSDIMTREAFVNAIVTLAAIGGSTNGVVHLLAIAGRLGVDLTQDDFDKIGAGVPLLVDLQPAGRFLMDDLYRAGGLLAVLREVQDLLEPGAVTVTGRPLVDYLETANVWDREVIRPRAEPLQDSAGIAVLRGNLAPDGAVIKPAAASAHLLQHRGNAVIFDSIEDMHARIDDPDLEVDADSVLVLRGCGPKGYPGMPEVANLPLPTKLLQQGVRDMVRICDGRMSGTAYGTVVLHVAPEAAAGGPLALVRTGDPIVLDVPARSITIDISDDELAARSPNPEAVEAFADPARGWQRLYIDTVQQADTGADLDFLVGSSGDHVPRESH, from the coding sequence ATGACCAGCGACGAGCCCCAACCAGCGGCCGCACTGCGCAGCGCCCAGTGGTACGTCGGAGATGACCGCAATGCCTACATCCACCGCGCCTGGAGCCGACGCGGGCTCCCACCGCATGCGTTCGACGGAAGCCGCCCTCACATTGCGCTGGTGAACACCGCTTCGGACTTCACCCCATGCAACCGGCACCTGACCGAGGTCGCCCGCAGCGTACAGAACGGGGTCTACGAAGCTGGTGGCATCCCTCTGGAGATGCCGGCCGTTTCCCTCGGTGAGTCCCTGGTCCGACCGACTGCGATGCTCTGGCGCAATATGGCAGCCATGGCTACGGAGGAGATGATCAGGGCAAACCCGATTGACGCCGTCGTCCTTCTGGGTGGGTGCGACAAGACCATCCCCAGCCTGCTGATGGCGGCTGCTTCGGTTGACCTGCCTGCGATCGTGCTCCCCGGCGGACCAATGAAATCGGGTACCTTCCGGGGCCGGCCTCTCGGCTGTGGCACTGATGTGTGGAAGCTCAGTGAGGAAGTGCGCGGCGGGTCGATGTCGGAGCGAGATTTTCTCGCCTCGGAAGGGTCAATGATCAGCAGCCGTGGTCACTGCAACACCATGGGCACGGCCTCCACGATGGGGCTGCTGAGTGAAGCATTGGGAATGACGATCCCCGGTATGGCCGGTACCCCGGCCACGGACAATCGGTTGCTGGAAGGCGCTCACTCCACTGGCGCCCTGGCCGTGGAACTGGTGGCCGAGCGCCGTCGGCCGAGTGACATCATGACTCGGGAGGCGTTCGTCAATGCCATCGTCACCCTTGCCGCTATCGGAGGTTCGACGAATGGTGTGGTGCACCTCCTCGCGATTGCGGGTCGCCTCGGGGTCGACCTGACGCAAGACGATTTCGACAAGATCGGCGCGGGCGTCCCCTTGCTCGTTGACCTGCAACCGGCTGGCCGCTTCCTGATGGACGATCTCTACCGGGCGGGCGGGCTACTCGCCGTGCTCCGCGAGGTACAGGATCTGCTCGAACCGGGAGCCGTCACCGTGACCGGGCGGCCGTTGGTGGACTACCTCGAGACCGCGAATGTCTGGGATCGGGAGGTGATCCGGCCACGAGCAGAGCCTCTGCAGGATTCAGCCGGAATCGCCGTCCTGCGCGGCAACCTGGCGCCCGATGGAGCGGTGATCAAACCCGCCGCAGCGTCAGCGCACCTGCTCCAGCACCGCGGCAACGCCGTGATATTCGACTCTATCGAGGATATGCACGCACGGATCGACGACCCCGACCTTGAGGTCGATGCCGATTCCGTGCTCGTTCTGCGCGGGTGCGGGCCCAAGGGATACCCGGGGATGCCAGAGGTTGCAAACTTGCCCTTGCCCACCAAGCTCTTGCAGCAGGGTGTACGAGACATGGTGCGAATCTGCGACGGCCGCATGAGTGGCACCGCCTATGGAACCGTGGTGCTACATGTCGCCCCCGAGGCTGCAGCAGGTGGCCCACTGGCCCTGGTACGCACCGGCGACCCGATTGTGCTGGATGTGCCAGCGCGGAGCATCACCATCGACATCAGCGACGACGAGTTGGCCGCTCGCAGCCCCAACCCGGAAGCAGTAGAGGCCTTTGCGGACCCGGCGCGCGGCTGGCAGCGCCTCTACATCGACACCGTGCAGCAAGCCGACACCGGCGCCGATCTGGACTTCCTCGTGGGCAGCAGCGGAGATCATGTGCCGCGGGAATCCCATTAG
- a CDS encoding MFS transporter, with the protein MVAVAGRTSLGVAGLQAVDRFAIGASALALFSVVQLAVYAAAQVPMGMLLDRWGAKRLIIGGTIVMAAGQLVLGVVDTLPPTFIARAFIGLGDAAVLVSLLRLIPLWFRPRVVPVITQMTGILGQLGQIVSAVPFLAVLLSFGWTAAFGSLAMVGLLIALVAALTVRDRPPARPEGDDSNSGQGSASPSLAAPESAPGGLRSVLTTPGVWLGFFTHFVTLFPSNTFLFLWGVPFLTAGQGVSPARASAVLTIGTVAGIIAGPVMGELTARFPERRSWLVLGTVAASTVIWGAVLIPSTPRPFWLLALLGVVVTIGVVACTIGFDYARTFIPGPQLGTAIGVVNVGGYFASLVSILIVGVVLDAVRPSGEYVLGDFRLAFAALTPLLLIGMTGLLLARRASRARE; encoded by the coding sequence ATCGTCGCCGTCGCGGGTCGTACTTCGCTCGGAGTAGCAGGCCTGCAAGCTGTCGACCGGTTCGCGATCGGCGCCTCCGCGCTGGCGCTATTCTCCGTTGTTCAGCTCGCCGTCTATGCTGCCGCGCAGGTCCCGATGGGAATGCTGCTCGATCGGTGGGGCGCCAAACGACTCATCATCGGCGGCACGATCGTGATGGCTGCCGGTCAGCTAGTACTGGGCGTCGTGGATACTCTGCCTCCCACCTTCATTGCGCGGGCGTTTATCGGATTGGGAGACGCCGCTGTACTGGTCTCCTTGCTACGTCTGATTCCGCTGTGGTTTCGGCCCAGAGTCGTACCGGTCATTACCCAGATGACCGGTATTCTGGGCCAGTTGGGGCAAATCGTCTCGGCTGTGCCGTTCCTGGCTGTTCTGCTCTCTTTTGGGTGGACGGCCGCATTCGGTTCACTGGCCATGGTCGGTCTACTTATTGCTCTGGTAGCTGCATTGACAGTGCGTGATCGGCCACCGGCGCGACCTGAAGGTGACGATTCGAACTCCGGCCAAGGGTCAGCCAGTCCCAGCTTGGCCGCTCCTGAATCGGCCCCCGGCGGATTGCGGTCGGTACTGACAACCCCGGGTGTGTGGCTGGGGTTCTTCACTCATTTCGTGACGTTGTTCCCTTCGAACACCTTCCTGTTCCTCTGGGGCGTGCCCTTCCTGACGGCTGGGCAAGGCGTCAGCCCAGCGAGGGCGAGTGCGGTGCTCACGATCGGCACCGTTGCCGGCATCATTGCTGGGCCGGTGATGGGTGAATTGACCGCGCGCTTCCCCGAGCGGCGCTCCTGGCTGGTCCTGGGAACTGTCGCGGCGTCAACGGTGATATGGGGGGCTGTGCTCATTCCCTCGACACCCCGACCTTTCTGGTTGCTCGCACTTCTCGGGGTGGTGGTGACTATCGGGGTAGTGGCCTGCACGATCGGCTTCGACTATGCGCGCACTTTCATCCCGGGCCCCCAGTTGGGTACAGCGATCGGAGTAGTGAACGTGGGCGGCTACTTCGCTTCGCTCGTGAGCATTCTCATCGTGGGAGTGGTGCTCGATGCTGTCCGTCCGTCCGGTGAGTATGTCCTCGGCGACTTCCGTCTCGCGTTCGCTGCCCTGACGCCGCTGCTACTGATAGGGATGACTGGGTTGCTCCTTGCCCGGCGCGCATCTCGGGCACGTGAGTAG
- a CDS encoding mandelate racemase/muconate lactonizing enzyme family protein yields the protein MKIDRIRTLRLEEFPNLLYVLIDTDEGVTGLGETFIGAEAVESYIHETAAPKLLDEDPLTIEAHARRLRDVLGRNGAGVESRGSSAIDIGLWDLFGKVVGQPLYQVLGGKVRDQVRMYNTCAGYGYVRGAGTGVGSGNWGLPTGEPAGPYEDLQAFLTNAGELAQSLLDQGITAMKIWPFDQAAEENHGQFITAAQLKVGLEPLRLIREQVGDAMDVMLEFHSFWNTPAALRIVKAADEYDPFWYEDLLPAYETEGLRRVADRTATPLTLSETMAGLVNFEHLFASGAAAIAMVDVGWVGGVTAAKRVGNLAEAHSLPIAPHDCTGPIVLATSTHLSCHLPNGFIQETVRAFYTSWYRDLVTELPRIENGMIAPPEGPGHGMELNPEVLTRADATVRTSAL from the coding sequence GTGAAGATCGATCGCATCCGGACTCTGCGTCTAGAGGAGTTTCCGAACCTGCTGTACGTCCTGATTGACACGGACGAGGGCGTGACCGGACTCGGGGAGACATTCATCGGCGCCGAGGCCGTGGAGTCCTACATCCACGAGACTGCCGCTCCTAAGCTCCTGGACGAGGATCCATTGACCATTGAGGCCCATGCCCGGCGATTGCGGGATGTGCTCGGCAGGAACGGTGCCGGTGTGGAGTCTCGAGGCAGCTCCGCAATCGATATCGGGTTGTGGGACCTCTTCGGAAAGGTCGTCGGGCAGCCGCTGTATCAGGTGCTGGGCGGGAAGGTGCGCGATCAGGTGCGCATGTACAACACCTGCGCCGGGTATGGGTACGTGCGTGGCGCCGGCACGGGAGTCGGCAGCGGCAACTGGGGCTTGCCGACCGGCGAGCCTGCCGGTCCGTACGAGGATCTGCAGGCCTTCTTGACCAATGCCGGCGAGCTCGCCCAGAGCCTGCTCGATCAGGGCATCACGGCCATGAAGATATGGCCGTTCGACCAGGCGGCCGAAGAGAACCACGGCCAGTTCATCACCGCCGCGCAGCTGAAAGTCGGCTTAGAGCCGTTGCGCCTCATCCGGGAACAGGTCGGCGATGCGATGGACGTCATGCTCGAGTTCCACTCTTTCTGGAACACTCCGGCGGCGCTGCGCATCGTCAAAGCCGCCGACGAGTACGACCCGTTCTGGTACGAGGATCTGCTCCCCGCCTATGAGACGGAGGGACTGCGCCGAGTCGCGGACCGCACCGCCACTCCCCTGACTCTCAGCGAGACGATGGCCGGGCTGGTCAACTTCGAGCACTTGTTCGCCTCCGGGGCCGCTGCCATCGCCATGGTCGACGTGGGCTGGGTCGGGGGCGTGACAGCAGCCAAACGTGTCGGGAACCTGGCCGAGGCGCACAGCCTGCCGATCGCCCCGCATGACTGCACTGGACCGATCGTGCTCGCCACCTCCACGCACCTCTCCTGCCACCTGCCGAACGGATTCATCCAAGAGACGGTGCGCGCGTTCTACACCTCCTGGTACCGGGACCTCGTCACCGAGTTGCCCCGCATCGAGAATGGCATGATCGCTCCCCCGGAGGGCCCGGGACACGGAATGGAGCTCAACCCCGAGGTGCTCACCCGCGCCGACGCCACCGTACGCACGAGCGCCCTGTGA
- a CDS encoding RraA family protein: MTEPDAREIGDRLAAIYTGVLYDVVRDAGGSVDVLPHTITSLENGGRLAGRVFTMSGRIDESLDTHTTMMEWTGLLGRAPKDHVMVCQPNDSTISHMGELSAETLQGRGVRGYIVDGGCRDTDFIRDIKFPVWCRYTTPADIRGRWVPEKLEEPIIIGGVQINNGDYVVADRDGVLTLQPDNILDVIEAAEEAMQQESLVRAAIRAGTPPQEAYLKYRKF; this comes from the coding sequence ATGACCGAACCAGACGCCAGGGAGATCGGTGACCGACTGGCCGCCATCTACACCGGAGTGCTCTACGACGTGGTGCGCGATGCCGGCGGCAGCGTTGACGTACTTCCACACACCATCACCTCGCTGGAGAACGGTGGCCGACTGGCTGGGCGGGTTTTCACCATGAGCGGCCGGATCGACGAGTCGCTCGACACCCACACCACGATGATGGAGTGGACGGGGCTACTCGGCCGGGCGCCGAAGGACCACGTGATGGTGTGCCAGCCGAACGACTCCACGATCTCGCACATGGGAGAGTTGTCCGCCGAGACGCTGCAGGGTCGGGGCGTACGGGGATACATCGTGGACGGCGGATGTCGGGACACCGACTTCATCCGCGACATCAAATTCCCCGTCTGGTGTCGCTACACCACTCCGGCCGACATCCGCGGCCGATGGGTGCCGGAGAAGCTTGAAGAACCGATCATCATCGGCGGCGTACAGATCAACAATGGCGACTATGTCGTTGCCGACCGCGACGGCGTGCTCACGCTGCAGCCAGACAACATCCTGGACGTGATCGAGGCCGCTGAGGAGGCGATGCAGCAAGAGAGCCTCGTTCGCGCGGCGATTCGCGCCGGCACACCGCCGCAGGAGGCCTACCTGAAATACCGCAAGTTCTGA
- a CDS encoding GntR family transcriptional regulator, producing MTDNAAAPVAHRRTMVGDEVYERTKALLMNHAIEPGDRISIDGLARDFNVSQTPVRESLARLESEGLAAKTPLRGYRAAPLLDEAQLDELFQFRLLIEPWAAGQAAARIDDAGRELLEAEFASIEAPHESNYEAYRPLAAHDLRLHRLIAELSGNAQVRAALERTNFHLHIYRLRWNYTFGPGTLAEHRRIADLIMVGDVQGAEKAMITHLESGMHGRLGGTF from the coding sequence TTGACTGACAACGCTGCGGCCCCGGTTGCCCACCGGCGCACGATGGTCGGCGATGAGGTCTACGAGCGCACGAAAGCGTTGCTCATGAATCACGCGATCGAGCCTGGCGATCGGATCTCGATCGACGGTCTGGCCCGAGATTTCAACGTGTCTCAGACCCCAGTGCGCGAGTCGTTAGCGCGTCTGGAGTCTGAAGGGTTAGCCGCAAAGACTCCGCTGCGTGGGTACAGGGCGGCACCGCTGCTCGATGAGGCGCAATTGGATGAATTATTCCAGTTCCGGCTGTTGATCGAACCGTGGGCAGCTGGACAGGCTGCGGCGCGGATTGATGATGCTGGGCGCGAACTTCTTGAGGCAGAGTTCGCATCGATTGAGGCTCCGCACGAGTCCAACTACGAGGCGTATCGTCCGCTCGCGGCGCATGATCTGCGGCTGCACCGGCTGATCGCCGAACTCTCCGGTAACGCTCAGGTACGAGCGGCGCTAGAACGCACCAACTTTCACCTGCACATCTATCGTCTCCGGTGGAACTACACATTCGGTCCAGGAACACTGGCCGAGCACCGTCGAATCGCTGACCTGATCATGGTGGGTGACGTCCAAGGCGCAGAGAAGGCAATGATCACCCACCTTGAATCCGGGATGCACGGCCGTCTTGGCGGAACGTTCTAG